One part of the Pseudoliparis swirei isolate HS2019 ecotype Mariana Trench chromosome 6, NWPU_hadal_v1, whole genome shotgun sequence genome encodes these proteins:
- the arih1 gene encoding E3 ubiquitin-protein ligase arih1 isoform X1 — MDSDEGYNYEYDDEEEECSEDSGEEEPEDDTLELGEVELVDPVVAGGERDDCSETGVGGHGPGEEEEEDYRFEVLTAEQILQHMVECIREVNEVIQNPATITRILLSHFNWDKEKLMERYFDGNLDKLFSECHVINPSKKPRIRPPINTRSSAQDMPCQICYLNFPNSYFTGLECGHKFCMQCWGDYLTTKIIEEGMGQTISCPAHSCDILVDDNTVMRLITDSKVKLKYQHLITNSFVECNRLLKWCPAPDCHHVVKVQYPDAKPVRCTCGRQFCFNCGENWHDPVKCKWLRKWIKKCDDDSETSNWIAANTKECPKCHVTIEKDGGCNHMVCRNQNCKAEFCWVCLGPWEPHGSAWYNCNRYNEDDAKAARDAQEFHAVSVQRSRAALQRYLFYCNRYMNHMQSLRFEHKLYAQVKQKMEEMQQHNMSWIEVQFLKKAVDVLCQCRSTLMFTYVFAFYLKKNNQSIIFENNQADLENATEVLSGYLERDISQDSLQDIKQKVQDKYRYCESRRRVLLQHVHEGYEKDLWEYIED; from the exons ATGGACTCAGACGAGGGTTATAACTATGAAtacgacgacgaggaggaggaatgtaGCGAGGATAGCGGCGAAGAGGAGCCCGAGGACGACACCCTGGAGCTCGGAGAGGTGGAGTTGGTCGATCCCGTGGTGGCCGGTGGGGAGCGAGACGACTGCAGTGAGACTGGTGTAGGCGGCCACGGTcccggcgaggaagaggaggaggactacCGCTTCGAGGTTTTGACTGCCGAGCAGATCCTCCAGCATATGGTGGAGTGTATCAGGGAGGTCAACGAGGTCATCCAG AACCCTGCGACAATAACGCGCATCCTTCTCAGTCACTTCAACTGGGATAAAGAAAAACTGATGGAAAG GTATTTTGATGGAAATCTGGACAAGCTTTTCTCTGAGTGTCATGTCATTAACCCCAGTAAGAAGCCTCGCATCCGTCCTCCAATCAACACTAGATCATCGGCACAGGACATGCCATGTCAGATCTGCTATCTGAACTTCCCCAACTCT TATTTCACAGGCCTGGAGTGTGGGCACAAGTTCTGCATGCAGTGCTGGGGAGATTACCTGACTACCAAAATCATAGAAGAAGGAATGGGACAG ACCATTTCTTGTCCTGCGCATAGTTGTGACATTTTGGTGGATGACAACACAGTCAT GCGCCTGATAACAGATTCAAAAGTGAAGTTGAAGTACCAGCATTTAATTACGAATAGTTTTGTAGAG tgcaatcGACTGTTAAAGTGGTGCCCTGCACCAGACTGCCACCATGTTGTGAAAGTCCAATACCCAGATGCCAAGCCAGTGAGGTGCACGTGTGGCCGTCAGTTCTG CTTCAACTGTGGAGAGAACTGGCATGATCCTGTCAAGTGTAAG TGGTTGAGAAAATGGATAAAGAAATGTGATGATGATAGTGAAACTTCTAACTGGATTGCAGCAAATACGAAG GAGTGTCCAAAATGCCATGTGACCATCGAGAAAGATGGTGGCTGCAATCACATGGTTTGTCGGAACCAGAACTGCAAAGCGGAATTCTGCTGGGTCTGCCTGGGTCCATGGGAACCCCACGGCTCAGCCTG GTACAACTGCAATCGCTACAATGAAGATGACGCCAAGGCTGCCAGAGATGCTCAAGAG TTCCATGCTGTGTCTGTGCAGCGCTCCAGAGCCGCCTTGCAGAGGTACCTGTTCTACTGCAACCGCTACATGAACCACATGCAGAGCCTGCGCTTTGAGCACAAGCTCTATGCTCAAGTCAAGCAGAAAATGGAGGAGATGCAGCAGCACAACATGTCCTGGATTGAGGTGCAGTTTCTGAAGAAGGCTGTGGATGTGCTCTGCCAGTGCCGCTCCACACTCATGTTCACTTATGTCTTTGCCTTCTACCTCAAGAAGAACAACCAGTCCATTATTTTTGAG AATAACCAGGCAGACCTTGAAAATGCCACTGAGGTGCTGTCTGGCTACCTAGAGCGGGATATCTCCCAGGATTCCTTGCAGGACATCAAGCAGAAAGTACAAGATAAGTACAG ATACTGTGAGAGCAGGCGAAGAGTGCTGCTACAGCATGTGCATGAAGGCTATGAGAAGGACCTGTGGGAGTACATTGAAGATTGA
- the arih1 gene encoding E3 ubiquitin-protein ligase arih1 isoform X2 yields the protein MDSDEGYNYEYDDEEEECSEDSGEEEPEDDTLELGEVELVDPVVAGGERDDCSETGVGGHGPGEEEEEDYRFEVLTAEQILQHMVECIREVNEVIQNPATITRILLSHFNWDKEKLMERYFDGNLDKLFSECHVINPSKKPRIRPPINTRSSAQDMPCQICYLNFPNSYFTGLECGHKFCMQCWGDYLTTKIIEEGMGQTISCPAHSCDILVDDNTVMRLITDSKVKLKYQHLITNSFVECNRLLKWCPAPDCHHVVKVQYPDAKPVRCTCGRQFCFNCGENWHDPVKCKWLRKWIKKCDDDSETSNWIAANTKECPKCHVTIEKDGGCNHMVCRNQNCKAEFCWVCLGPWEPHGSAWYNCNRYNEDDAKAARDAQERSRAALQRYLFYCNRYMNHMQSLRFEHKLYAQVKQKMEEMQQHNMSWIEVQFLKKAVDVLCQCRSTLMFTYVFAFYLKKNNQSIIFENNQADLENATEVLSGYLERDISQDSLQDIKQKVQDKYRYCESRRRVLLQHVHEGYEKDLWEYIED from the exons ATGGACTCAGACGAGGGTTATAACTATGAAtacgacgacgaggaggaggaatgtaGCGAGGATAGCGGCGAAGAGGAGCCCGAGGACGACACCCTGGAGCTCGGAGAGGTGGAGTTGGTCGATCCCGTGGTGGCCGGTGGGGAGCGAGACGACTGCAGTGAGACTGGTGTAGGCGGCCACGGTcccggcgaggaagaggaggaggactacCGCTTCGAGGTTTTGACTGCCGAGCAGATCCTCCAGCATATGGTGGAGTGTATCAGGGAGGTCAACGAGGTCATCCAG AACCCTGCGACAATAACGCGCATCCTTCTCAGTCACTTCAACTGGGATAAAGAAAAACTGATGGAAAG GTATTTTGATGGAAATCTGGACAAGCTTTTCTCTGAGTGTCATGTCATTAACCCCAGTAAGAAGCCTCGCATCCGTCCTCCAATCAACACTAGATCATCGGCACAGGACATGCCATGTCAGATCTGCTATCTGAACTTCCCCAACTCT TATTTCACAGGCCTGGAGTGTGGGCACAAGTTCTGCATGCAGTGCTGGGGAGATTACCTGACTACCAAAATCATAGAAGAAGGAATGGGACAG ACCATTTCTTGTCCTGCGCATAGTTGTGACATTTTGGTGGATGACAACACAGTCAT GCGCCTGATAACAGATTCAAAAGTGAAGTTGAAGTACCAGCATTTAATTACGAATAGTTTTGTAGAG tgcaatcGACTGTTAAAGTGGTGCCCTGCACCAGACTGCCACCATGTTGTGAAAGTCCAATACCCAGATGCCAAGCCAGTGAGGTGCACGTGTGGCCGTCAGTTCTG CTTCAACTGTGGAGAGAACTGGCATGATCCTGTCAAGTGTAAG TGGTTGAGAAAATGGATAAAGAAATGTGATGATGATAGTGAAACTTCTAACTGGATTGCAGCAAATACGAAG GAGTGTCCAAAATGCCATGTGACCATCGAGAAAGATGGTGGCTGCAATCACATGGTTTGTCGGAACCAGAACTGCAAAGCGGAATTCTGCTGGGTCTGCCTGGGTCCATGGGAACCCCACGGCTCAGCCTG GTACAACTGCAATCGCTACAATGAAGATGACGCCAAGGCTGCCAGAGATGCTCAAGAG CGCTCCAGAGCCGCCTTGCAGAGGTACCTGTTCTACTGCAACCGCTACATGAACCACATGCAGAGCCTGCGCTTTGAGCACAAGCTCTATGCTCAAGTCAAGCAGAAAATGGAGGAGATGCAGCAGCACAACATGTCCTGGATTGAGGTGCAGTTTCTGAAGAAGGCTGTGGATGTGCTCTGCCAGTGCCGCTCCACACTCATGTTCACTTATGTCTTTGCCTTCTACCTCAAGAAGAACAACCAGTCCATTATTTTTGAG AATAACCAGGCAGACCTTGAAAATGCCACTGAGGTGCTGTCTGGCTACCTAGAGCGGGATATCTCCCAGGATTCCTTGCAGGACATCAAGCAGAAAGTACAAGATAAGTACAG ATACTGTGAGAGCAGGCGAAGAGTGCTGCTACAGCATGTGCATGAAGGCTATGAGAAGGACCTGTGGGAGTACATTGAAGATTGA
- the arih1 gene encoding E3 ubiquitin-protein ligase arih1 isoform X3, with protein sequence MLTPQLDFSLHVSQLNIVHNRFSARVCNPATITRILLSHFNWDKEKLMERYFDGNLDKLFSECHVINPSKKPRIRPPINTRSSAQDMPCQICYLNFPNSYFTGLECGHKFCMQCWGDYLTTKIIEEGMGQTISCPAHSCDILVDDNTVMRLITDSKVKLKYQHLITNSFVECNRLLKWCPAPDCHHVVKVQYPDAKPVRCTCGRQFCFNCGENWHDPVKCKWLRKWIKKCDDDSETSNWIAANTKECPKCHVTIEKDGGCNHMVCRNQNCKAEFCWVCLGPWEPHGSAWYNCNRYNEDDAKAARDAQEFHAVSVQRSRAALQRYLFYCNRYMNHMQSLRFEHKLYAQVKQKMEEMQQHNMSWIEVQFLKKAVDVLCQCRSTLMFTYVFAFYLKKNNQSIIFENNQADLENATEVLSGYLERDISQDSLQDIKQKVQDKYRYCESRRRVLLQHVHEGYEKDLWEYIED encoded by the exons ATGTTGACACCACAGTTGGATTTCAGCCTGCATGTAAGCCAGCTCAACATTGTCCACAACAGATTCTCTGCACGCGTGTGT AACCCTGCGACAATAACGCGCATCCTTCTCAGTCACTTCAACTGGGATAAAGAAAAACTGATGGAAAG GTATTTTGATGGAAATCTGGACAAGCTTTTCTCTGAGTGTCATGTCATTAACCCCAGTAAGAAGCCTCGCATCCGTCCTCCAATCAACACTAGATCATCGGCACAGGACATGCCATGTCAGATCTGCTATCTGAACTTCCCCAACTCT TATTTCACAGGCCTGGAGTGTGGGCACAAGTTCTGCATGCAGTGCTGGGGAGATTACCTGACTACCAAAATCATAGAAGAAGGAATGGGACAG ACCATTTCTTGTCCTGCGCATAGTTGTGACATTTTGGTGGATGACAACACAGTCAT GCGCCTGATAACAGATTCAAAAGTGAAGTTGAAGTACCAGCATTTAATTACGAATAGTTTTGTAGAG tgcaatcGACTGTTAAAGTGGTGCCCTGCACCAGACTGCCACCATGTTGTGAAAGTCCAATACCCAGATGCCAAGCCAGTGAGGTGCACGTGTGGCCGTCAGTTCTG CTTCAACTGTGGAGAGAACTGGCATGATCCTGTCAAGTGTAAG TGGTTGAGAAAATGGATAAAGAAATGTGATGATGATAGTGAAACTTCTAACTGGATTGCAGCAAATACGAAG GAGTGTCCAAAATGCCATGTGACCATCGAGAAAGATGGTGGCTGCAATCACATGGTTTGTCGGAACCAGAACTGCAAAGCGGAATTCTGCTGGGTCTGCCTGGGTCCATGGGAACCCCACGGCTCAGCCTG GTACAACTGCAATCGCTACAATGAAGATGACGCCAAGGCTGCCAGAGATGCTCAAGAG TTCCATGCTGTGTCTGTGCAGCGCTCCAGAGCCGCCTTGCAGAGGTACCTGTTCTACTGCAACCGCTACATGAACCACATGCAGAGCCTGCGCTTTGAGCACAAGCTCTATGCTCAAGTCAAGCAGAAAATGGAGGAGATGCAGCAGCACAACATGTCCTGGATTGAGGTGCAGTTTCTGAAGAAGGCTGTGGATGTGCTCTGCCAGTGCCGCTCCACACTCATGTTCACTTATGTCTTTGCCTTCTACCTCAAGAAGAACAACCAGTCCATTATTTTTGAG AATAACCAGGCAGACCTTGAAAATGCCACTGAGGTGCTGTCTGGCTACCTAGAGCGGGATATCTCCCAGGATTCCTTGCAGGACATCAAGCAGAAAGTACAAGATAAGTACAG ATACTGTGAGAGCAGGCGAAGAGTGCTGCTACAGCATGTGCATGAAGGCTATGAGAAGGACCTGTGGGAGTACATTGAAGATTGA